A window of Gavia stellata isolate bGavSte3 chromosome 29, bGavSte3.hap2, whole genome shotgun sequence contains these coding sequences:
- the SRSF4 gene encoding serine/arginine-rich splicing factor 4 isoform X1 produces MPRVYIGRLSYQARERDVERFFKGYGKILEVDLKNGYGFVEFDDLRDADDAVYELNGKDLCGERVIVEHARGPRRDSSYGSGRSGYGYRRSGRDKYGPPTRTEYRLIVENLSSRCSWQDLKDYMRQAGEVTYADAHKGRKNEGVIEFKSYSDMKRALEKLDGTEVNGRKIRLVEDRPGSRRRRSYSRSRSHSRSRSRSRHSHKSRSRSASSSRSKSRSRSRSVSRSRSKSRSRSKSRSRGQKEKSRTPSKDDKSRSRSRSAEKSRNKSKDKSEGTLHNSDEKAKSRSRSKEKSRSRSGSKDRGETRESVRSRSKEKSRSKDREKSISKVRSRSKSRDESRSRSHSKDKRKSRKRSRDDSRSRSRSRSKSEKSKRRSKRDSKPSSKKKRKDSHERSRSASKEKEHLKSDSDKKEAKGEGEDAGTRRVSRSRSRSMPKSKPNVKSDSRSRSKSVSKPRSRSKSRSRSASRSRSRSRSRSRSRS; encoded by the exons ATGCCGCGGGTCTACATCGGCCGCCTCAGCTACCAGGCGCGGGAGCGGGACGTGGAGCGGTTCTTCAAGGGCTACGGCAAGATCCTGGAGGTGGACCTCAAGAACGG GTACGGCTTTGTTGAGTTTGATGATCTGCGAGATGCAGATGATGCTGTTTATGAGCTAAATGGTAAAGATCTTTGTGGGGAGCGAGTGATCGTTGAGCATGCCAGAGGCCCACGTCGCGACAGCAGTTACGGTTCTGGACGCA GTGGATATGGTTATAGAAGAAGCGGAAGAGATAAGTACGGTCCTCCTACCCGTACAGAATACAGATTGATTGTGGAAAATTTGTCAAGCCGCTGCAGTTGGCAAGATCTTAAG GATTATATGCGTCAGGCAGGGGAAGTGACATATGCAGATGCacacaaaggaaggaaaaatgaaggtGTGATTGAGTTCAAATCCTATTCTGACATGAAAAGAGCCCTTGAAAAGCTGGACGGGACAGAAGTAAATGGCAGAAAGATTAGATTAGTGGAAGACAGACCTGGATCGAGACGGCGCCGCTCTTACTCCAGAAGCCGAAGTCATTCGAG GTCTCGCTCTCGAAGCAGACATTCTCATAAGAGCAGGAGCCGCAGTGCCAGTAGTAGTCGCTCCAAGAGTAGATCAAGATCCAG GTCTGTGTCCCGTTCCAGAAGCAAGAGCCGTAGTCGAAGCAAGAGCCGTAGCAGAGgccaaaaagagaaaagcaggactCCAAGTAAAGACGATAAAAGTAGGAGCCGCAGCAGGAGTGCAGAGAAATCCCGGAACAAAAGTAAAGATAAATCTGAGGGCACTCTCCATAACAGTGATGAGAAAGCGAAGAGCAGGAGCCGCAGCAAGGAGAAGAGTAGGAGCAGGAGTGGGAGTAAGGACAGGGGAGAGACGAGGGAGAGCGTGAGGAGTAGGAGCAAGGAGAAGAGTAGAAGCAAAGACAGGGAGAAGAGCATTAGCAAGGTTAGAAGCAGGAGCAAGAGCAGGGATGAGAGTAGGAGCAGGAGCCACAGTAAGGATAAAAGGAAAAGtaggaagagaagcagagatgacagcagaagtagaagcaggAGCCGCAGCAAGAGTGAGAAAAGCAAGAGGCGCAGCAAGCGAGACAGCAAGCCAAGtagcaagaagaaaaggaaggacagcCACGAGCGGTCCAGGTCAGCCTCCAAAGAAAAGGAGCATCTCAAGTCAGATTCTGACAAAAAGGAGGCGAAAGGTGAGGGTGAGGATGCGGGCACACGTCGGGTGTCTCGCTCCAGGTCTAGGTCAATGCCCAAGTCAAAACCAAATGTCAAATCAGATTCTCGTTCCAGGTCTAAATCTGTTTCAAAGCCTAGGTCCCGGTCCAAGTCTAGATCTAGGTCTGCCTCTAGGTCACGGTCCCGATCGCGGTCGAGGTCTCGCTCCAGATCCTAA
- the SRSF4 gene encoding serine/arginine-rich splicing factor 4 isoform X2, which produces MPRVYIGRLSYQARERDVERFFKGYGKILEVDLKNGYGFVEFDDLRDADDAVYELNGKDLCGERVIVEHARGPRRDSSYGSGRSGYGYRRSGRDKYGPPTRTEYRLIVENLSSRCSWQDLKDYMRQAGEVTYADAHKGRKNEGVIEFKSYSDMKRALEKLDGTEVNGRKIRLVEDRPGSRRRRSYSRSRSHSRSRSRSRHSHKSRSRSASSSRSKSRSRSRSVSRSRSKSRSRSKSRSRGQKEKSRTPSKDDKSRSRSRSAEKSRNKSKDKSEGTLHNSDEKAKSRSRSKEKSRSRSGNSRSRSKSVSKPRSRSKSRSRSASRSRSRSRSRSRSRS; this is translated from the exons ATGCCGCGGGTCTACATCGGCCGCCTCAGCTACCAGGCGCGGGAGCGGGACGTGGAGCGGTTCTTCAAGGGCTACGGCAAGATCCTGGAGGTGGACCTCAAGAACGG GTACGGCTTTGTTGAGTTTGATGATCTGCGAGATGCAGATGATGCTGTTTATGAGCTAAATGGTAAAGATCTTTGTGGGGAGCGAGTGATCGTTGAGCATGCCAGAGGCCCACGTCGCGACAGCAGTTACGGTTCTGGACGCA GTGGATATGGTTATAGAAGAAGCGGAAGAGATAAGTACGGTCCTCCTACCCGTACAGAATACAGATTGATTGTGGAAAATTTGTCAAGCCGCTGCAGTTGGCAAGATCTTAAG GATTATATGCGTCAGGCAGGGGAAGTGACATATGCAGATGCacacaaaggaaggaaaaatgaaggtGTGATTGAGTTCAAATCCTATTCTGACATGAAAAGAGCCCTTGAAAAGCTGGACGGGACAGAAGTAAATGGCAGAAAGATTAGATTAGTGGAAGACAGACCTGGATCGAGACGGCGCCGCTCTTACTCCAGAAGCCGAAGTCATTCGAG GTCTCGCTCTCGAAGCAGACATTCTCATAAGAGCAGGAGCCGCAGTGCCAGTAGTAGTCGCTCCAAGAGTAGATCAAGATCCAG GTCTGTGTCCCGTTCCAGAAGCAAGAGCCGTAGTCGAAGCAAGAGCCGTAGCAGAGgccaaaaagagaaaagcaggactCCAAGTAAAGACGATAAAAGTAGGAGCCGCAGCAGGAGTGCAGAGAAATCCCGGAACAAAAGTAAAGATAAATCTGAGGGCACTCTCCATAACAGTGATGAGAAAGCGAAGAGCAGGAGCCGCAGCAAGGAGAAGAGTAGGAGCAGGAGTGGGA ATTCTCGTTCCAGGTCTAAATCTGTTTCAAAGCCTAGGTCCCGGTCCAAGTCTAGATCTAGGTCTGCCTCTAGGTCACGGTCCCGATCGCGGTCGAGGTCTCGCTCCAGATCCTAA
- the MECR gene encoding enoyl-[acyl-carrier-protein] reductase, mitochondrial: MLAAPINPADINMIQGTYAILSPLPAVGGNEGVGEVVEVGRRVAALKPGDWVVPAGAGLGTWRTQGVFPEETLMKVPSDIPVLCAATLSVNPCTAYRMLADFETLAPGDSVIQNAANSGVGQAVIQIAKASGVKTINVVRERPDLPKLVERLKALGADHVVTEEMLRKPEMKDVFKSIPKPRLALNCVGGKSTTEMLRHLQPKGTMVTYGGMAKQPVMVPVSAFIFRDVRLRGFWMTQWRKDHAQDQESLAGMMDALCQLIRSGQLTAPACTEVPLQDYKAALEAAMKPFTSSKQILLF, encoded by the exons ATGTTGGCAGCCCCCATCAATCCCGCTGACATCAATATGATCCAAG GGACCTACGCCATCctgtccccgctgccggccGTGGGAGGGAACGAAGGCGTCGGGGAAGTGGTGGAGGTCGGGCGACGCGTGGCGGCTCTGAAACCCGGCGACTGGGTCGTCCCGGCCGGTGCCGGACTCG GGACGTGGCGGACGCAGGGGGTGTTCCCCGAGGAGACGCTAATGAAGGTGCCCAGCGACATCCCGGTGCTGTGCGCCGCCACCCTGAGCGTCAACCCCTGCACGGCGTACCGCATGCTGGCCGACTTCGAGACCCTGGCGCCAG GTGACTCCGTCATCCAGAACGCCGCCAACAGCGGCGTGGGCCAGGCTGTTATCCAGATCGCCAAAGCCTCCGGCGTCAAGACCATCAACGTGGTGAGGGAGAG ACCCGATCTCCCAAAGCTGGTGGAGAGGCTGAAGGCCCTGGGCGCAGACCACGTCGTCACGGAGGAGATGCTGAGGAAGCCGGAGATGAAAGATGTATTTAAG AGCATCCCGAAGCCCCGGCTCGCCCTGAACTGTGTTGGAGGCAAAAGCACTACGGAGATGCTGCGGCACCTGCA acCCAAAGGGACCATGGTCACCTACGGGGGGATGGCAAAGCAGCCCGTGATGGTGCCTGTG AGCGCGTTCATCTTCCGGGACGTGCGGCTCCGCGGCTTCTGGATGACCCAGTGGAGGAAGGACCACGCACAAG ACCAGGAGAGCCTGGCCGGCATGATGGACGCCTTGTGCCAGCTCATCCGCAGCGGGCAGCTCACCGCGCCGGCCTGCACCGAGGTCCCGCTCCAGGACTACAAGGCAGCGCTGGAGGCAGCCATGAAGCCTTTCACGTCCTCGAAGCAGATCCTCCTCTTCTGa